Proteins encoded together in one Vulcanisaeta thermophila window:
- a CDS encoding tRNA pseudouridine(38-40) synthase TruA has product MVVLAFKVFYDGTLFSGFSGGFGSVEYYLRRALSYYLGGDYRLSKASRTDPGVSAVGNVVSVVTNGDAELVPGMLNSRLPRGIRVWASARVGDDFNARRASSRTYVYLAPWGGEDVGVMARGARLFIGTHDLVNFQVRERGVPTRVTIMDLSVSRVGDLLVFRVVGRGFRNKMIRKIVNALLMLGNGSLTLDVLEGLINNSVSMPIPPAPPHGLFLLRVDYGEREPRWVVDLGSIIDIINFVKNRLLYLSMSLSTTMMIYQEFVGLVNVFM; this is encoded by the coding sequence GTGGTTGTCCTTGCCTTTAAGGTTTTTTATGATGGGACGTTGTTTAGTGGGTTTAGTGGTGGTTTTGGCTCTGTGGAGTATTATTTGAGGAGGGCCCTTAGTTACTACCTTGGTGGTGATTATAGGCTTAGTAAGGCTTCTAGGACTGACCCTGGGGTTAGTGCTGTGGGTAATGTGGTTTCCGTGGTCACCAATGGGGATGCTGAGTTGGTGCCTGGTATGCTTAATTCCCGCTTGCCCCGTGGTATTAGGGTTTGGGCCTCCGCTAGGGTTGGTGATGACTTCAATGCCAGGAGGGCTAGTTCAAGGACTTATGTTTACCTGGCACCATGGGGTGGTGAGGACGTGGGCGTCATGGCTAGGGGCGCTCGGTTGTTCATTGGGACTCACGACCTCGTTAATTTCCAGGTTAGGGAGAGGGGTGTGCCCACTAGGGTTACTATAATGGACCTAAGCGTCTCCAGGGTTGGTGATTTGCTGGTTTTTAGGGTTGTGGGTAGGGGGTTTAGGAATAAGATGATTAGGAAGATTGTCAATGCCCTACTCATGCTGGGTAATGGGTCATTAACGCTTGATGTCCTTGAGGGGTTGATTAATAATTCCGTGAGCATGCCCATACCGCCCGCACCACCCCATGGTCTGTTCCTCCTCAGGGTTGATTATGGTGAGAGGGAGCCCCGTTGGGTCGTGGATTTGGGCTCCATTATTGACATTATTAATTTTGTTAAAAATAGGCTTCTTTACCTATCCATGAGCCTTAGTACCACTATGATGATCTATCAAGAGTTTGTGGGGTTAGTTAA